In Oncorhynchus tshawytscha isolate Ot180627B linkage group LG08, Otsh_v2.0, whole genome shotgun sequence, the genomic window gtacccgtctcctccagcatcttcacaaagtcctttgctgctgttctgggattgatttgcactgagtttgactcaaatgatgtcaattagcctatcagaagcttctaaagccatgacacaattttctggatttttccaagttgtttaaagacagtcaacttagtgtatgtaaacttctgacccactggaattgtgataccgtgaattataagtgaaataatctgtctgtaaataattgttggaaaaatgtgtcatgcacaaagtagatgtccttaaccgacttgccaaaactatagtttgttaacaagacatctGTGGAGTGCTTTAAAaacgagatttaatgactccaacctaagtgtatgtaaacttccaactgtaaatgcatcataatgcTCATTCTCTTCTAGACATTATATTGCCCATGTATTAAGGTGGAgctaacaatgacgagacagcttacagcgaggaggtgagggccctggcggagtgttGACAAGAAAATAACCTCCCTAAAcgtcaaaggagctgatcgtggacttcaggaaatagccGAGTGAGCACGCCCCTATTCACATCGCCCCTATTCacaagcttcaagttcctctgcgtacacatcactgacaaactgaaatgatccacccCCACcggcagtgtggtgaagaagtcaCAACAGCGCCTCTTTTGAGGCTGAACAAATtgggcttggcccctaagaccctcacacactttttatagatgcacaattgagagcatcctgacgggctgtatcaccgcctggtacggcaactgcaccgcccgcaactgcaGGGCATGCCCTCCAGGAcgcctacaccacctgatgtcacaggaaggccagaaagaTCAACGACATGAACTTCCTGAGCCACggcatgttcaccccgctatcattgaggtcagtacaggtgcatcaaagctgggaccgagaggcaaggccatccgactgttaaatagccatcactagccggctactcaaccctgcaccttagaggctgctgccctatagacATGGCATCACTGGCcaatttaataatggaacactagtcactttaataatgtttacatcctgctttactcatctcatatgtgtatatactgtattctagtcattgCCACttcgacattgctcgtcctaatatttatatatttcttaattccattattattgatttttgtgaattgttagatactaccgcaatgttggagctaggaacacaagcatttcgctaaacctgcaataacatctggtaaatgtgtatgtgaccaataacatttggaTTGATTTGACGTGGCTGCCAAATAATTGTCATGTTAATGCATCATAATGCAGAAACCTCCTTTATTAATAAGTAAATAAACATACAGCAAAAATATAGAAACATGCATCAAACAACCAGCTGGCCTGTTGGTCCTTAAAGTTATTTGTCGTACATAGTCTGAGgtagaacaggacaggaggacaatTTATTCAGGGGTCAAAGTCAAGAACATCAACATAACCAGgataaaaatataaatggtaacgattgtatatattcttattacaTCCACAATCAAAAATACTCTGTCTATGGGGGATCAGAATCTGGGCCCCTTCTGTACAGTAGTTTCGATTTAGGGAAACCATCAGGTCTGCAAAAAAAATTGACAAAGTACCAAAATGGCCGCCTGGTGGAAGAGGTACAGTGATGCCAGTGCACAGAGGGGGGCAACtgcctctgtgttctctctgtccctGGCTTTAGCAGCATTGTGCAGGTGTCCACCTCCCCCAGATGGTATCCTGAGACCAGGGCATGAACAACGTGTCCTGGTCTTAAAGTTTTGGGGAaagtttataaaaaataaaataaaaatccacaGTGAGAGGACTTGTCAAAGAATGAAATGCTTTGTTTTGGTTAAAGATCCAATGCGGCTGATGCCAACAAGATTCTAGAGTAGGAAACCTGGCTGGTATATTAATTAACATTAATAccatatacatacacaccactGTCAGAAGTGTAGAAAAAAAGAAGACTTGCTACTGAACAGAATTAAGGCAAAATGTACTAGCTAGTGGTTGGGAATTCATGCAACAGCATTGAATTCATGCTCTTTTCCAATTTGGACAATCAAAACTGCGAAGTTGAGACATTAGGTGCTCGGGCCAAATTCCTACATGTAATATTTAGACAGAATAAAATTAGCCCAGGTACATGGAATATTTTACACCCTGCTGTGCAACCTTTTAAATCCTTTATCAGTATCTCACTTTTTAACAAAAGGGTTGTCAACGTCTGTTCTGTGGGGATATTTTCCTAGAAATAATATTGTACATATGTATTCCTTATTTTCAGTATTATTGGAAGGAAAATACCCCATACTGCTCCACCAACTTGTTACATTTGTATTACAATGTACAATATGTCTTTGAAATTATTTAAGTCAGTTTGATTCATCGAATTCCAGTGCATGACATTTATTATTCAGACGTCTTCCTCCTAAGTATCAATATGCATGTAAATTGGATAAGAGACATTTAACAATTATTTCTGTAGTCTCTCCCCAATGTTCAGGTGCTAACCATGATTTGCTGCCTAGAAGAAATCACTCTAGGGTTAAAAAGGTTAAACACttttcatacagtgcattcgtaaaatattcagaccccttcccttttttcacattttgttacattacagccttattctaaaattgattaaatagttttccctcatcaatctacacaaagcAATAACTTTTCTTGAGGTGCAATTTtttttgaaataaaaaaaaacaataccttatttatacaccttttcagaccctttgctatgagactcgaaattgagctcgggtgcatcctgtttccattgaccatccttgatgtttcttcaacttgattggagttctcctgtggtaaattcaattgattggacataatttggaaaggcacatacctgtctatataaggtcccacagttgacactgcacgtcagagcaaaaaccaggccatgaggtcgaaggaattgtccatagagctcagagacaggattgtgtcgaggcacagatgtgGGGAAGGGTCCCAAAAAATCTCTGCATCATCAAaagtccaagaacacagtgacctccatcattcttaaatgtaagaagattgaaaccaccaaaactcttcctagagctggactccggcaaaactgagcaatcgtgggagaagggccttggtcaggctgTTATCGCTGTCCAAaatgcttcagcaaagtactgagtaaagggtctgaatacttatataaatgtaatatttcagttttaaatgtttttagaattttgcaaacatttctaaaaaccagtttttgctttgtcattatggggtattgtgtgtagatgatgggggggggggttcaatccattttagaataaggctgtaacgtaacaaaatgtggaaaaggtcaaggggtctgaacactttccaaatgcacaacATGCAGTTTGTACATGAGAAAATGAGGCCTTAGAAGTTAACAGCTTTCGAGACAGCAggatacataaactcagcaaaaaaagaaacgtccctttttcagaaccctgtctttcaaagataattcataaaaatccaaatttcttcacagatcttcattgtaaagggtttaaacactgtttcccatgcttgttcaatgaaccataaacaattaatgaacgtgcacctgtggaacggtcgttaagatactaacagcttacagacggtaggaaattaaggtcacagttatgaaaacttaggacactaaagaggcctttctactgattctgaaaaacaccaaaagaaagatgcccagggtccctgctcatctgcgtgaacgtgccttaggcatgctgcaaggaggcatgagcactgcagatgtggccagggcaataaatggcaatgtctgtactgtgagacgcctaagacagggagacaggacagacagttgATGGTCCTCGCAGTGGAaaaccacatgtaacaacacctgcacaggattggtacatccgaacatgacacctgcgggacaggtacaggatggcagcaacaactgcccgagttacaccaggaacgcacaatccctccatcagtgctcagactgtctgtcaTAGGCTGAGAGCgggctggactgggggcttgtaggcctgttgtaaggcaggtcctcaccagacatcaccggtaacaatgtcacctatgggcacaaacccaccgtcgctggactagacagaactggcaaaaagtgctcttcactgacgagtcgtggttttgtctcaccaggggtgatggtcggattcgcattgatcttcaaaggaatgagcgttacgccGAGGCCTGTaatctggagtgggatcgatttggaggtggcgGGTCCGTCATTGTCTGGGGCGGTGTTTCACTGCATcaccggactgagcttgtcattgcaggcaatctcaacgctgtgcgttacagggaagacatcctcctccctcatgtggtacccttcctgcaggctcatcctgacatgaccctccagcatgacattgccaccagccatactgctcattttgtgcgtgatttcctgcaagacaggaatgtcagtgttctgccaatcgaagagcccggatctcaatcccattgagcacgtctggggcctgttggatcggagggtgagggctagggcccaTTCCCATTAAAAattctgggaacttgcaggtgccttggtggaagagtggggtaacatctcacagcaagaacgggcacatctggtgcagtccatgaggtggagatgcactgcagtacttaatgcagctggtggcctcaccagatactgactgttacttttgattttgactccccctttgttcaaggacacattattccatttctgttaatcacatgtctgtggaacttgtctcagttgttgaatcgtgttatatttatacatgttaagtttgctgaaaataaacgcagttgacagtgaaaggatgtttcttttttttcttttttgctgaggAGTTTATGTAGCCTTTAGTTGGTTTTATGCCATTGTAATGAAATTCTCAATAgcaggggtttgatgggaacTTGGAGCGCTCAGCTCTCACAGCATAGGTCTGCCTGTCTGCCAAAATGAATGGTAGACATTATGCTTGTACTAAATTATGTTGTGTTACTGACATACTTCAAATGCTAATAGCTTATGTATTTAGTACAATAGTTACTGCCTCAATACTGTCATAATTGTTAAGCGATAATTTGTCTTGTGAGCCTTCTCCAAAATAGCTTTGAGCTTGCTGAATGGCTGTCTCGGAGAATAAGGGATGATATACTGTAGGAAATctggtgtctggtctctctgATAACTACACCGTATCATGACATAAACAGCCCCAAAAAACCCACAGCTGTGTAGCATCTGACAGCTTGAAGCTTGCCTTCCCCGGATTACAAAAACATCTCAAATCCACACCAACTGTGTGTTTGCCACAGGAAACATGATGTACATAATCGTCACGCATAAAAGGAAGAGCTATTGGTAACACTACTTCAAGCTAACCggtataattgtatttttttttttaaattacttgtCATAAGCACTCATGAGCTTTTTATTTCTTATTACAAGGTTACAATATGTTATGGCTTTTTATGAAGTATATTTTCAACTTGCTCACAATTGCTGTTATTTGGCCATTGAGATAATATTAAGACTTTTTATAAGGGGTCATACGTGCTTATGACAAGTCTTACAATTAATTATAACcgcatcataatgcattatacctgTCAAGTCTAAAGTGTTACCGAGCTGTTCAGTTCAGGAGGGTGCCGTACAGCTGGGCCTTGGTAAGACTGTCCTTCCTGTTAAGTCCTGTTCCTGTGCTTCCAAATTTTTGGTGGTGCTGAGAACTCTTCCTGGGAACAGCTAGGCTTAGGCTGggcctcactctctccctctggtaGTGTTGCTGCTGCAGACCGGGGGCTTCCAGGGAGCTTTGGTGGTCTAAGGACTCGGCCAAGCTGTTGGGGCTCGCATCCACATGTTCCTTGTTCATGGTCCCCCGTGCCACTCCAGCTGCCCCGCTCTCCTTGTCCTTCAAGCTTCCTGAGAGGAACTGGCTGCACTCTGAGTCCTGGCTGTCCTCCTTGGCTCTGTAAAGGGGCTGGTGCCTGCCCCGCAGGCCCATGCTGGGGTGTTTGGGACTGGGTGAGAGTCCGCCACCACCGACTGCAGCGGCCAAGCACTGGTCCAGCACATGGCTGTGGAGAGAGACGTTCGCGTCCCCCTCCTGGAAGGTGAAGTGCTGCTCAGAAAAGCTGTAGGGAGACATGCGGCCCGGATTGCAGTTGTAGGAGTACGAGTTGATGTCCTCTACACTCAGCTGCCTCCAGCTTCCAGACAGTTCTTCTTCGGTGGGGACAACTATGCTGGCCTGGCTATCCGAGCGCTCCACCGCCCGGGGTCCTCCTCCACCTTGGGCCGAGCCCTGGCTGTGCAACAATGCTAGGTGGGGCGAGTGGTATGGCTCACTGTAGCCGCAGGACGGCGTGTGCACGTACGCTGGCGAAGAGCCGCCACCGCCTTTCGCCGGGTTGGGGGAAGGCAGCATCGCCATGTGCTGGAAGCTGTGGGACTTGGgtaagaggctgaggctgggagGGCTGTCCTTCTCATAAGAAGAGGTGCTCTTGTGTTCACCGTACCCCCCATCCCGCCAGTCCATGTAGAGCGCCTGGTGGGAGGAGGACATGGCGCTGCTGGTGCCGCCGCCGcagccttctcctcccttctcctcctcggAAGCCTGACTGAAGCTGGAGTAGGAGCTAGAGAGCGGCAAGGAGCCCACAGTAAACTCTCCGTGGAAGGAGGGGGCCCTGTGTTGGGAGAAGTTACCTGAATGGAAGACCACCTCCTGAGGGTTGGAGTTCTGGGCCTGGAGGAAGAGATCCTTGGGGAGGCCGTGGACCTCTACGCTCTGCCTGCGCTCCTGCCAGCGCCCGGGGCAGTAGAGGGCCGTGTCGCTACAGTACAGGTCGGCAGTCCGGAAGGCGGTACGGCGCTGAAAGATTTCACCGCCCACGCTATTGGTCACGAAGTCATGGTCATGGCCCCCGTCCACCAATGGCTGGGGGCTGGTTGAGTGGGTGACTGGGCAGCTGCTGCCCGGCTCGGGCTTCTCTAGCACCTTGGCGATGACGGCGGTGGGCACAGCATCGGAGTAGGATGAGTGGCACAGTGCCATTGTGACGTCGCATCCGTGCTTCTCTATGTGGGAGCTCACCCGCTCCTGGAAGTCAATGGGcagctggaaagagagagagcgggatggTGAGGAAAAATTctaagagagaaaggaaagaaacCTGGATAGCCAAACAAAGGAAGAAATGGGAGTGAATTTAAGAGATGGATTCAGAAATTACAGCAATCAATAACAAAGGAGGACTACTACTGCTCTAACAAAGTAATGTTTTAACTATTTTACCAGCATAACTTTTTCTACAACAAAGCATTCCTAAAAATAGACCGCATATAGATTCATACAATGCTGACGATCACTATCAAAACTCCCCATACATATTCACAACCACACCATTATCGAATGCTTGCCACATCCGCACAGCTGTTTTTGTCAATGCTGTTCCCTAGACTCCAGTCTAGAGTTTGAGTTTGGAGAAGTAAATTATTATTGTGTGTTTACTCAGGCCAGCTCGGACACCCGTTGGGACCCTCTAATGAACTTGTCAGAACTTTGCCGACCACAACCCCTCCGTTTACTGTGCTTTGGCCCTTCTTTTTCTAATTTCTCAGTTTACAATCGCTAAGTTGTAGGATACACACATCCGCATGGACAAAGGTACATCAAGACACACACTTTCATCAACCCTCACTTGTACAATGCCTTCAAACTATTcatgccccttgacttattccacattttgttgtcacagcctgaattcaaaatgttttttttttttaaataaattgttcCCACCCAGCAACACATATTACACCACACCAAaggtttgcacatttattgaaaattaaatcccaaaatatctcatttacataagtattcgcacccctgagtcagtactttgtagaagcacctttggcagaaattactgctgtctctctttctgggcTTTACccatctggattgtgcaacatttacccACTATTCTTTAAAATGTTCAAGCTCTGTCATTGGTTGTTCATCGTTGCTAGACAACCAATCAATTCTTGCTGTAGATTAAAGTTGAAaatgtaacttggccactcaggaacatttaactgtcttcttgataagcaactccagtgtagatttggccttgtttaggttattgccctgctgaaaggggaattcatctcccagtgtttggtggaagcagactgaaccagattttcctctaggattttgcctgtacttagaTCCATTCCGTTAATTATTTTGAACAATTAAcatcatacccata contains:
- the LOC112255722 gene encoding brain-enriched guanylate kinase-associated protein-like, with translation MTEAELRISTVEDTIARYDQVLIQLQKDNAYLKNKVDQMENQSRRSNIRVVGLKEDSEGRDPVRFFTQWTPEVLGIINFTKPPEIERAHRTSAPKPRPDELPRAVLIRFLRFQDREKILQLARAKGDITIDGKRVRLFPDMSADLARRRKQFRPAAKALKEKNITGYLIHPARMKVQYKGRSHLFNTPGESQHHEDEKRALSREIIALNNHLLEAKITIEKLRGDNDLYRKDCNLAAQLLQCSKSHHRAHKLSELPIDFQERVSSHIEKHGCDVTMALCHSSYSDAVPTAVIAKVLEKPEPGSSCPVTHSTSPQPLVDGGHDHDFVTNSVGGEIFQRRTAFRTADLYCSDTALYCPGRWQERRQSVEVHGLPKDLFLQAQNSNPQEVVFHSGNFSQHRAPSFHGEFTVGSLPLSSSYSSFSQASEEEKGGEGCGGGTSSAMSSSHQALYMDWRDGGYGEHKSTSSYEKDSPPSLSLLPKSHSFQHMAMLPSPNPAKGGGGSSPAYVHTPSCGYSEPYHSPHLALLHSQGSAQGGGGPRAVERSDSQASIVVPTEEELSGSWRQLSVEDINSYSYNCNPGRMSPYSFSEQHFTFQEGDANVSLHSHVLDQCLAAAVGGGGLSPSPKHPSMGLRGRHQPLYRAKEDSQDSECSQFLSGSLKDKESGAAGVARGTMNKEHVDASPNSLAESLDHQSSLEAPGLQQQHYQRERVRPSLSLAVPRKSSQHHQKFGSTGTGLNRKDSLTKAQLYGTLLN